A single Chryseobacterium sp. DNA region contains:
- a CDS encoding TlpA disulfide reductase family protein codes for MKKYLLLFIIAVFAMSCSKKVEVKGKITGSSPLERIEFVEASGVGTLPLINIGLDKEGNFSGSFEAPKDGMYVINYANKQNLIYLEGGQTVNISGNGMTFPNEYVITGDAKKNNDFLQASQKFLGEYGSKVNLNQLMASDEATFLKGIHKVEADINKNVEDLAKKNNPSKGLLEWKKNDVKVTILNLLANYEMSHGPMSGNPSYKSSKAFKDYETQLEDNKEVMVKTIPLYRQYLLVKMTPDFQKYAESNSKGKTDITTSEMFAQYLKTKKDLSQTAKDYLLAFVMAQADIHPTTPPNKIEKIKKIIDTDIKDATIKNDILKMQVAITGLKIGEAAPEAALIKQDGKSYQLSENKGKPYMLFFYASWNPYISEATVPVLKEVVNFYKSKMNFVFVNVDDTKDQFIKTSNSLLKGVQGVNVYGEGGMGSDIAKKYGVYAFKLPCFVIIDKDGKIASRSFVNLGEQELVTILDKLTGLSAPKVDPGMQLQPGLQMDPAAQQAAPQPANPQPAQTK; via the coding sequence ATGAAAAAATATCTTTTATTGTTTATCATTGCGGTTTTCGCGATGTCTTGTTCAAAAAAAGTAGAAGTAAAAGGAAAAATTACCGGAAGTTCACCATTGGAAAGAATCGAATTTGTAGAAGCTTCAGGAGTGGGAACCTTACCTTTGATTAATATAGGTTTAGACAAAGAGGGTAATTTTTCGGGAAGCTTCGAAGCCCCTAAAGATGGAATGTATGTTATTAATTATGCTAACAAACAAAACCTGATCTATCTTGAAGGCGGACAAACTGTAAATATCTCAGGGAATGGAATGACTTTCCCTAATGAATATGTTATTACCGGTGATGCTAAAAAGAATAATGACTTCCTTCAGGCAAGTCAAAAATTTCTGGGAGAATATGGTAGTAAAGTTAATTTAAACCAATTAATGGCTTCCGATGAAGCTACTTTCCTGAAAGGAATCCATAAAGTAGAAGCTGACATTAATAAAAATGTAGAAGACCTTGCTAAGAAAAATAACCCTAGCAAAGGACTTTTGGAGTGGAAAAAAAATGACGTTAAAGTGACTATTCTTAACTTGCTTGCCAATTATGAAATGTCACACGGTCCAATGTCTGGAAATCCATCGTATAAGTCTTCTAAAGCCTTTAAAGATTATGAGACCCAATTAGAGGATAATAAAGAAGTAATGGTAAAAACAATACCACTTTACAGACAGTATCTACTGGTGAAAATGACTCCGGATTTCCAAAAGTATGCGGAATCAAACAGTAAAGGAAAGACCGATATCACTACTTCAGAGATGTTTGCTCAGTATTTGAAAACTAAAAAAGATCTTTCTCAGACGGCAAAAGATTATCTTTTAGCGTTTGTAATGGCTCAGGCAGATATTCATCCGACAACTCCGCCTAACAAAATCGAAAAAATTAAAAAAATTATTGATACAGATATTAAGGATGCAACCATTAAAAATGATATCCTTAAAATGCAGGTAGCAATTACAGGGCTTAAGATCGGAGAAGCGGCTCCTGAGGCTGCTTTAATCAAGCAGGATGGTAAATCGTATCAGCTGTCTGAGAATAAAGGAAAGCCTTATATGCTATTTTTCTACGCATCATGGAATCCTTATATCAGCGAGGCTACTGTCCCTGTTTTGAAAGAGGTTGTTAATTTTTATAAATCTAAAATGAACTTTGTATTTGTCAACGTAGATGATACAAAGGATCAGTTTATCAAAACCAGCAACTCACTATTAAAAGGGGTTCAGGGAGTGAATGTATATGGAGAAGGAGGTATGGGATCTGATATTGCCAAAAAATATGGCGTTTATGCATTTAAATTACCATGCTTTGTGATTATTGATAAAGACGGTAAAATTGCCAGCAGATCTTTTGTGAACTTAGGAGAACAGGAGCTGGTGACTATTTTGGATAAATTAACAGGGCTTTCAGCACCGAAAGTAGATCCGGGTATGCAGTTGCAGCCAGGATTAC